A stretch of Coccidioides posadasii str. Silveira chromosome 2, complete sequence DNA encodes these proteins:
- a CDS encoding uncharacterized protein (EggNog:ENOG410PJUP~COG:L~BUSCO:8125at33183) has translation MFSFVPVGECQLLVSPLRSSFFASLEYRAILGVCRQCWHQPLRATPIGRSKRLPYSTVRRLPQYRTMGPEAKPKAKIDYKIPRPSSSVILISPKNEVLLLHRVKTSSSFPSAHVFPGGTISPQDGDFPPAGHPDSHDEGIHYRRAAIRELFEESGILLAKNSITGQMIRVNPAEREKGRHAIHMNETTFDQWLKGQDTAAVADTDPLVPFSHWITPQRNPRRFTTQMYLYFLPHSNGGISDIAGDTEVQVPSTDGGIEITEAQFLPATEWLCRARVGDIIMFPPQVLLLDFVAQFLDKPGPNGTSPQSISGEESTKRRAELVKFAHSGNPPWTHKFISPHPIGNVPDGRQILDLSQPGPELKGTDKKGEIDRVVLARFNKEGPREVEIRWRRDVLPDGPAKSSL, from the exons ATGTTCTCCTTCgttcctgttggagaatgCCAGCTTCTTGTCTCGCCCCTACGTTCTTCTTTCTTCGCATCCCTTGAGTATAGAGCCATTCTCGGAGTGTGTCGACAGTGTTGGCATCAACCTTTACGCGCGACGCCAATTGGCAGATCCAAAAGACTTCCTTACTCAACGGTACGCAGGTTACCGCAGTATCGCACCATGGGACCGGAAGCGAAGCCCAAGGCGAAGATCGATTACAAGATACCCAGGCCGAGCTCGAG CGTGATCTTGATCTCTCCGAAGAACGAAGTCCTCCTTCTCCACCGCGTCAAGACCTCGTCCTCGTTTCCCTCCGCCCACGTGTTCCCCGGAGGAACAATATCCCCCCAAGACGGTGACTTCCCTCCGGCCGGCCACCCGGATAGCCACGATGAAGGTATCCATTACCGTAGAGCTGCGATTCGCGAGCTGTTTGAGGAGAGCGGCATCCTACTCGCAAAGAACAGCATCACAGGTCAAATGATCCGCGTTAATCCCGCAGAACGGGAAAAAGGGCGGCACGCCATTCATATGAACGAGACTACCTTTGATCAATGGCTGAAGGGTCAAGATACCGCTGCGGTGGCTGATACTG ACCCTCTCGTCCCTTTTTCGCATTGGATAACTCCCCAGAGGAACCCGCGTCGTTTCACAACTCAGATGTACCTTTACTTCCTACCGCATTCGAACGGAGGTATCTCTGATATTGCTGGAGATACTGAAGTACAGGTCCCTTCAACAGATGGAGGCATCGAAATTACAGAAGCGCAGTTCCTCCCCGCTACAGAGTGGCTCTGCCGTGCCAGAGTGGGAGACATCATTATGTTCCCACCGCAGGTTCTACTCCTTGATTTTGTTGCTCAATTCCTGGATAAGCCTGGTCCAAATGGGACCAGTCCACAGAGTATCTCGGGAGAGGAGTCAACCAAACGGCGAGCCGAATTGGTCAAGTTTGCTCATTCCGGAAACCCCCCATGGACTCACAAGTTTATTTCGCCTCATCCAATAGGCAATGTTCCTGATGGTAGGCAGATCCTCGATCTCAGCCAACCCGGACCCGAACTCAAGGGCACCGATAAGAAAGGGGAAATAGACCGAGTTGTGCTCGCTCGCTTCAACAAAGAAGGCCCGAGAGAGGTTGAAATCCGATGGAGACGCGATGTTCTGCCTGACGGACCTGCTAAGAGTTCACTGTGA
- the RPS21 gene encoding 40S ribosomal protein eS21 (EggNog:ENOG410PQS0~COG:J) — MENEKGEIVDLYVPRKCSATNRIIKAKDHASVQISVGKVDENGRYTGENQVYALCGFVRARGEGDDSLNRLAQRDGFLKNVWSASAQR; from the exons ATGGAGAACGAGAAGGGAGAAATCGTCGATCT CTACGTCCCCCGCAAATGCAGCGCTACCAACCGCATCATTAAGGCCAAGGACCACGCCTCCGTGCAGATCAGCGTCGGAAAGGTCGACGAGAACGGCCGTTACACCGGCGAGAACCAAGTGTATGCTCTCTGCGGATTCGTGCGAGCCAGAGGAGAGGGCGATGACAGCCTTAACCGTCTTGCTCAACGGGACGGTTTCTTGAAGAACGTGTGGAGCGCAAGTGCCCAGCGATAA